Proteins encoded in a region of the Inquilinus sp. KBS0705 genome:
- a CDS encoding deoxyribodipyrimidine photo-lyase, translated as MDKDTPVSIFWFRRDLRLEDNAGLYHALKSGNPVLPVFIFDKEILDELEDKDDARVTFIYQAIENINKQCRQHHSSLLVIYDKPQHAWEQLIKTYNIATVYTNHDYEPYAKQRDGAIKDLLSKHHIEFKTYKDQVIFEKDEVTKDDGKPYTVYTPYKNKWYQKLKPFYLKAYPTQKYLHNLLQFKAMALPTLKQMGFTQSAATFPDKAYNDVVEDYAQNRDFPAIRGTSHVGIHLRFGTISIRRCALDASLAKEKTWLNELIWREFYMMILYHFPQTMNHAFRPEYDRIKWINNEAQFAAWCKGETGYPLVDAGMRELNATGYMHNRVRMVVASFLSKDLLIDWRWGERYFARKLLDYEMASNVGGWQWAAGSGTDAAPYFRIFNPESQMKRFDPKLLYIKKWVPEYADFSKYPKPIIDHAFARDRCLKAFKEALN; from the coding sequence ATGGATAAAGATACTCCTGTAAGCATATTTTGGTTTCGCCGCGATTTACGGCTCGAGGATAATGCCGGTTTATATCATGCTCTAAAAAGCGGCAACCCGGTATTACCTGTTTTTATATTTGATAAAGAAATACTGGACGAGTTGGAAGATAAAGATGATGCACGTGTAACTTTTATTTACCAGGCCATTGAAAACATAAACAAGCAATGCCGGCAACACCACAGCAGCTTATTAGTAATTTATGATAAACCCCAGCATGCCTGGGAACAATTAATTAAAACCTATAACATAGCCACTGTTTATACTAATCACGATTACGAGCCCTACGCCAAACAGCGTGACGGCGCTATAAAGGATCTTTTAAGCAAACACCATATTGAATTTAAAACCTATAAAGACCAGGTAATATTTGAAAAGGATGAGGTAACTAAAGACGATGGCAAACCTTATACGGTTTACACGCCATATAAAAACAAATGGTACCAAAAGCTAAAACCCTTTTACCTAAAGGCCTACCCTACACAAAAATACCTGCATAATTTACTGCAGTTTAAGGCTATGGCCCTGCCAACCTTAAAACAGATGGGCTTTACCCAAAGTGCAGCTACCTTCCCCGATAAAGCGTACAATGATGTGGTTGAGGATTATGCTCAAAATCGCGATTTCCCGGCTATTAGGGGGACTTCGCATGTGGGTATACATTTGCGTTTCGGTACCATAAGTATACGCCGCTGTGCGCTGGATGCAAGCCTGGCCAAAGAAAAAACATGGCTGAACGAGTTGATATGGCGGGAGTTTTATATGATGATACTATATCATTTCCCGCAAACGATGAACCACGCTTTCAGGCCGGAATACGACCGTATCAAATGGATAAACAACGAAGCGCAATTTGCAGCATGGTGTAAAGGCGAAACCGGTTACCCACTGGTTGATGCCGGCATGCGCGAGCTGAATGCCACCGGCTATATGCACAACCGTGTACGCATGGTAGTAGCCAGCTTTTTAAGTAAAGACCTGCTGATAGACTGGCGCTGGGGCGAACGCTACTTTGCCCGTAAACTGCTTGATTATGAAATGGCCAGCAACGTTGGCGGCTGGCAATGGGCGGCCGGTAGCGGTACCGATGCTGCCCCCTATTTCAGGATATTTAACCCCGAATCGCAAATGAAGAGGTTTGACCCAAAATTGCTATACATCAAAAAATGGGTCCCGGAATATGCCGATTTCAGCAAATATCCAAAACCCATTATTGACCACGCATTTGCGCGGGACAGGTGTTTAAAAGCCTTTAAAGAAGCGCTGAATTAA